A segment of the Hallerella succinigenes genome:
ACGCCATATTCGCAAAGGCCTGAAATATGCTTGGAAATACGGAAAAACGAGCTTTGCGGTCATTTGCTGACGGAGAAACGAAATACTATTTCACATCTCCTTAAAAATTATGTATGTTTAGAGCATGATCAATCGCAAAATAGCCCCCTATATCCAGTCCCAGATGGCTGAATACCCTTCTGTCACCTTGTTCGGCCCGCGTCAATGCGGAAAAACGACGCTTGTTCGCGCCCTTTTCCCAAACTACGCATATGCGAACCTAGAAGATTTTGCCACCCGTGAATTGGCGTCGAAGGATCCCGACGAGTTTTTCACAAGGTTTCCCGCTCCGGTCATCATCGACGAAATTCATCGGATCCCATCCCTGTTGGGGCAGGTTCAGGTGCGTATCGACCGAAACCCTCTCAAAGGGCAGTTTTTGCTTACGGGCAGCAACCAAATTTCGGTAAAAGCATCCGTAGCCCAGTCTCTAGCTGGCAGAACGTCCATTATCGACATGCTTCCTCTGTCCATCTCTGAAATAGAGTCGGCAGGGATTATGCTGGAGCGCGACGATCAGATTATTGCTGGTGGAATGCCGTTCCTGTTTGCTGAAAGCGGACACGCTCCGTCCGATTACTACAGGAATTATGTGAACACCTACGTGGAAAGGGACATCGCGCAACAGGCGTCCGTTCGTGACCTATCCAAGTTTTTCAATTTCCTGAAACTGCTGGCAGGACGTACTGGGCAGTTGATGAACAGTGCAGCAATCGGGGCCGAAGCGGGCGTTTCAGGTAAAACTATTTCTGCATGGCTTTCGCTTTTGGAAGCCTCGCATATTGTCTATGTCTTGAAGCCTTGGTTTACTTCTAGGACTAGCCAGGTTGTCAAAAGTCCCAAGGTTTATTTTTGTGATACGGGACTCGCCTGTTATTTGTTAGGGATAGAGACTCCAGTTCAACTGCAGCGAGATCCGATGCTAGGAAAGTTGTTCGAAAATCTTGTTTTGTTAGAAGCCCTGAAAAGCAGATTAAATAACGGCTTAGAGCCGAACCTGTATTTTTTCAGGAACAGCAATGGGCTGGAAGTGGACCTTATTCTTTCGCGCAAGCAAGGGCTCGATCTATTCGAAGTCAAAAGCGGCAAGGCTTTTGACCAGGATTTCAGCAAACCCATGAAAAGTTTTTCCGAGAAGTACGCAAAGCATCTTTCCCAAAATCCGCCGACAATCGTTTATAGCGGAGACGGCGCGGAATCGTTTATGGGAACTCGCTATGAAAACTTCAAGTCTGTTGGGGGCTTGTTCTGCGAAAGAGAGGAAAAATTTAGGCTACAGTTTAAACACTGATGGCCCAGTTTTTAATTCGATATTCGTCAAATATTGTCGGTTGCAAAAGCGACTCATACGAATTGGCTACACATTTTAAAAAATCGGTCTATCCTTTTTGGGGTCCAGTTTTTCATTTGTACGTTCGCAAAAGAGCTTTTTCTTTTGCAGCAATACGGTAACTTTCGCAAGCCTTCTGAATCGTCTTCGCATGAATCCACGGTGAAAGTTTTTTCTTTTGAATATAAGGCAGCGCCACGTTCCATTGTTTTGCAAGTGCCGTGGCAAAGTACCAGGCGACGACCATTTGAACGTAATAACGGTCGGCACCTTCAAAACGGTTTTCATCCACAGTAGCGACGCGCTTCAAATGTTCCTCGCGAAAGCGCTCGTCTAAAAAGAACGCCATCAGCATATTCACGCCGAAGCGCACCGTGTAAGCCTTATCGGACTTGAGCCATTCCAAAGCTTTCGATTCAAAACGGGTCGTATCCTTTAAAAGCGCCTTAGGAGATTTTCCGTCGCAGACCGCCCAGTTATCGATATACGGCAAAAAGCTTTCCACCTGCCGCAAGCAGGTTTCAAAGTCGCAAATCTTTTCCACAATGAACAGGTGAATCTGATTTTCTTCAAAGTACCGGTGCGGAAGGCTTTGCAAAAACTCTTCCACTTCGGCGGGCGAAGCGTTTTTCGAAAACTCCTGGGCGAGTTTCCGAAGTGTTGGAACGCGGACTCCGATAAAAGTTTTTGGGTCAATGCCCGGAAGCAACGCCGTGTGAAATTCACGGTACTTCAAATCCTGTTCCGCAAGCAAACGTTTTTCAAGTTCCGTCCGCGTCATGGAAGTTCCCCACCGCCAAAATTAATCTTCCGTACTCGAAGCGTTCAGTTTGATATCCGGCAAGTCCTTCACGTACACGGTAAAGCTCCAGCCCGCAGCAGGGCCCGTCGGAGTCCAGGTGAAGTCAAGCTTCCAGCAATGCAAGGTTCTATCGAAAGTAAATTCATGGGTTGCAAAACGGCCTTCCGTGTAACTGTAGCGCGTCGAATATGTCATTGACCAGTTGGGCGTCGGATGCAAAGACGCGGAAATTCCTGTAGAATGCGAAATGTTGTCCTTGAAAACCTTTTTACCGACGCGCGTACTGGAGAACGAATAGCGGTAATCAAGACTCGCCGACCAGGAATCCTTCTGGTACTTTCCCATTTGCGAAGCAAGGCCCGAGTTAAAGTCGCCCGACCAGTTGAAACTCTTGGAAAGATCGTAAGCCCAATAAGTCAGTTCCGGGAAGCGGACCTTATTCGGATCCTCTTCATACTTGTGATAAACACTGTGACGGGTGCGAATGGTGAACATGTAATTCGGGAGCACCTGAAACCCAAAGCTCGAATTGATGTCCGACCAATGGAGAGAATCTGCGGCAAAGTTGTAAGACGTCGAATGCGAAGTTGTAATCAGGCGGCGGGTGCCGTAAGTATCTTCCGTTTCCGTTGTATCCTTGCCGTCTTCCGAAGCCTTCTTTTGCCCAAGCGTTTTCAAATACTTGATATCGAAATCGTTCGAAATCGAGAAGCCGAGCGATTTCTGTTCAATCTGGTAAGGCGTCTGGCCAAGAAGCGGGTGCTTCACAAAGTACTTGTTCGTGTCGAGTTCCGGCGCATAGGTGTACGAAATACTCGGAGAAAGCACATGGCGCACACCGGTAAAGCGTCCGATATTTGGCATCCAAATTCCATACAGCTTAGTATCAGCGGTCAAACTGTAATTGTGGTTGTAAAAGAATTCACCATATTCATCGTTTTCCGGATTCCAACCGCTACGCTGCTTGCGGTACTTTGCAGAATCTTCCGGATTGATCCAGCGGTTGCCCGTCCACATGCCGGTGAAGGTAGCCTTCGGCGTCAAGTTAATCACATCAAAGAGAGATGCGGAATAGTCCACAGAATACGTTCCCGTGTAGCCCGTATACCAGACGGCGGTATCTATATTCCGCACCGTATCTGCTGCGATGACTTCATAAAGGTTGAAACGGTTCGAGAACGAGTAGTTGAACTTGTCTAGCCAGGATTCTTCCGAAGCGACTTCATCATCGTCGTCTTCAAAATCAAAAAGTTGACCGCTCATGCGGTACTGGATGTCCGGGATCTGGCGTTCCTTGTATCCCGTCGTCAAGTTGTAGTTCTGCAAGAGTTTCACCGTCAAACTCTTGTTCGATCC
Coding sequences within it:
- a CDS encoding DNA alkylation repair protein, whose amino-acid sequence is MTRTELEKRLLAEQDLKYREFHTALLPGIDPKTFIGVRVPTLRKLAQEFSKNASPAEVEEFLQSLPHRYFEENQIHLFIVEKICDFETCLRQVESFLPYIDNWAVCDGKSPKALLKDTTRFESKALEWLKSDKAYTVRFGVNMLMAFFLDERFREEHLKRVATVDENRFEGADRYYVQMVVAWYFATALAKQWNVALPYIQKKKLSPWIHAKTIQKACESYRIAAKEKALLRTYK
- a CDS encoding ATP-binding protein; the encoded protein is MINRKIAPYIQSQMAEYPSVTLFGPRQCGKTTLVRALFPNYAYANLEDFATRELASKDPDEFFTRFPAPVIIDEIHRIPSLLGQVQVRIDRNPLKGQFLLTGSNQISVKASVAQSLAGRTSIIDMLPLSISEIESAGIMLERDDQIIAGGMPFLFAESGHAPSDYYRNYVNTYVERDIAQQASVRDLSKFFNFLKLLAGRTGQLMNSAAIGAEAGVSGKTISAWLSLLEASHIVYVLKPWFTSRTSQVVKSPKVYFCDTGLACYLLGIETPVQLQRDPMLGKLFENLVLLEALKSRLNNGLEPNLYFFRNSNGLEVDLILSRKQGLDLFEVKSGKAFDQDFSKPMKSFSEKYAKHLSQNPPTIVYSGDGAESFMGTRYENFKSVGGLFCEREEKFRLQFKH
- a CDS encoding putative LPS assembly protein LptD, coding for MTPIDLPERPDPADSTETDTTDGDWFGSSNDTTKTDTVEYHAVDLQYDVGTSTFNLNDKAQLKYRTATLDADTILFNQKDQVLQASGNPVLRETKNPSLAGYRMKYNMKSRVGEIYYATTFQDNNQLNGVEVRRLPDTRLLIARGDFSTCDDTTHQHYYFYGRRMVVKPKESVTARPVVLNIADVPVAVLPMIVAPLKSGRRSGLLTPKLGGDQVQGFYIKNVGFYYAPNDYWDATTSADVIEGSSANFEKTTLSESIRYKWRYHLDGNISYTSYLEQFDFANSGYDIRFNHNQNLTPDGKHTLSGTGSFVSDQSVRQDNGTDAETILDQQANAQMTYSGKFGSNKSLTVKLLQNYNLTTGYKERQIPDIQYRMSGQLFDFEDDDDEVASEESWLDKFNYSFSNRFNLYEVIAADTVRNIDTAVWYTGYTGTYSVDYSASLFDVINLTPKATFTGMWTGNRWINPEDSAKYRKQRSGWNPENDEYGEFFYNHNYSLTADTKLYGIWMPNIGRFTGVRHVLSPSISYTYAPELDTNKYFVKHPLLGQTPYQIEQKSLGFSISNDFDIKYLKTLGQKKASEDGKDTTETEDTYGTRRLITTSHSTSYNFAADSLHWSDINSSFGFQVLPNYMFTIRTRHSVYHKYEEDPNKVRFPELTYWAYDLSKSFNWSGDFNSGLASQMGKYQKDSWSASLDYRYSFSSTRVGKKVFKDNISHSTGISASLHPTPNWSMTYSTRYSYTEGRFATHEFTFDRTLHCWKLDFTWTPTGPAAGWSFTVYVKDLPDIKLNASSTED